The following are encoded together in the Helicobacter pylori genome:
- a CDS encoding type II toxin-antitoxin system YafQ family toxin, translated as MLKLNLKKSFQKDFDKLLLNGFDDSVLNEVILRKKEPLPPPFKDHALKGVWKPYRECHIKPDVLLVYLVKDDELILLRLGSHSELFYKLPITLKKNATIAC; from the coding sequence GTGTTGAAGCTCAATCTTAAAAAATCTTTTCAAAAAGATTTTGATAAATTGCTTTTGAATGGGTTTGATGATAGCGTTTTGAATGAAGTCATTCTAAGAAAGAAAGAACCGCTACCCCCACCATTTAAAGATCACGCTTTAAAGGGGGTTTGGAAGCCTTATAGAGAATGCCACATTAAGCCTGATGTTTTGCTTGTGTATTTAGTGAAAGATGATGAGCTGATTTTGTTAAGGTTAGGCAGTCATAGCGAGTTGTTTTATAAACTACCCATAACGCTTAAAAAGAACGCAACAATCGCATGTTAA
- a CDS encoding YbfB/YjiJ family MFS transporter, protein MRVFVCFLGVFVSNGLARFGYVVLIPLLILSGSLTPHQSFQLGIAVLMGYVFGSFLIQFLSPLMSLESIAKISFFLIALSFLICYFDSIPFFWLWVWRFIAGVASSALMILVAPLSLPYVKEHKKALVGGLIFSAVGIGSVFSGFVLPWISSYNIKWAWIFLGGSCLIAFILSLVGLKTRSLRKKSVKKEESAFKIPFHLWLLLISCALNAIGFLPHTLFWVDYLIRHLNISPTIAGTSWAFFGFGATLGSLISGPMAQKLGAKNTNIFILILKSIACFLPIFFHQISLLNLSIFIMGAATTANINLFSMMALKIAGAKHFAQASSWVVFSFGIFQALFSYLFTIFLGDLGYVLIFIICGVCLVLSFIVLFPIKIQTATNK, encoded by the coding sequence ATGCGCGTGTTTGTTTGCTTTTTAGGGGTTTTTGTGTCTAACGGCTTGGCTCGTTTTGGCTATGTGGTTTTAATCCCCCTACTCATTTTATCAGGGAGTTTAACCCCACACCAAAGCTTCCAACTGGGTATTGCGGTGCTAATGGGCTATGTTTTTGGGAGTTTTTTAATCCAATTTTTAAGCCCGTTAATGTCATTAGAAAGCATCGCTAAAATCAGTTTTTTCTTGATCGCTTTGAGTTTTTTAATCTGTTATTTTGATAGTATCCCTTTCTTTTGGCTTTGGGTCTGGCGTTTTATCGCCGGTGTGGCTAGCAGCGCGTTAATGATTTTAGTCGCTCCTCTCTCTTTGCCCTATGTCAAAGAACATAAAAAAGCCTTAGTGGGAGGGCTTATTTTCAGCGCTGTAGGCATTGGATCTGTCTTTAGCGGGTTTGTTCTGCCTTGGATCAGCTCTTATAATATCAAATGGGCATGGATTTTTTTAGGGGGCAGTTGTTTGATAGCCTTTATCCTTTCCTTAGTGGGGTTAAAAACCCGTTCTTTAAGGAAAAAATCCGTTAAAAAAGAAGAAAGCGCGTTTAAAATCCCCTTTCATTTGTGGTTATTGCTCATTTCTTGCGCGCTCAATGCGATTGGTTTTTTACCGCACACGCTTTTTTGGGTGGATTATTTGATCCGTCATTTAAATATCTCCCCCACTATCGCTGGAACCTCATGGGCGTTTTTTGGCTTTGGAGCCACGCTTGGCTCTTTAATCAGCGGCCCCATGGCTCAAAAGCTAGGAGCTAAAAACACCAACATCTTTATCCTCATTTTAAAATCTATCGCATGCTTTTTGCCCATTTTTTTCCACCAAATCTCTTTACTCAATTTAAGCATCTTTATAATGGGAGCGGCCACAACCGCCAATATCAATTTATTCAGCATGATGGCTTTAAAAATTGCAGGCGCGAAGCATTTCGCTCAAGCGTCTTCGTGGGTGGTGTTTTCTTTTGGCATTTTCCAAGCGCTTTTTTCGTATCTTTTTACGATCTTTTTAGGGGATTTGGGCTATGTTTTGATTTTTATTATTTGTGGGGTGTGTTTGGTTTTAAGTTTCATCGTTCTTTTCCCCATTAAAATACAAACGGCTACCAATAAATAG
- a CDS encoding CobW family GTP-binding protein, with protein sequence MPKIPITLITGFLGSGKTSFLSEYLNQIDHQGVALIINEIGQAALDQRILSVQYCGEKMLYLNAGCVCCNKRLDLVESLKATLNNYEWRGEILRRIIIETTGLANPAPILWTILSDTFLGAHFEIQSVVACVDALNAKTHLTNNEAKEQIVFADSVLLTKTDLQNNSGALMKLKERIQSLNPSAEIFDKKNIDYESFFSRNNRARNFMPRMPKDSHSQGFETLSIRFEGAMEWSAFGIWLSLLLHQYGTQILRIKGIIDVGSDLLVSINGVMHVIYPPKHILKDQNGSNLVFIMRHLEREKILNSLKGFKDFLGIKGFETP encoded by the coding sequence ATGCCCAAAATCCCTATCACGCTCATCACAGGTTTTTTAGGCAGCGGTAAAACGAGTTTTTTAAGCGAATATTTAAACCAAATAGATCACCAAGGCGTTGCCCTTATTATCAATGAAATCGGTCAAGCCGCTTTGGATCAGCGCATCTTAAGCGTTCAATATTGCGGTGAAAAAATGCTCTATCTTAACGCAGGGTGCGTGTGTTGCAACAAACGCTTAGATTTAGTGGAGTCTCTAAAAGCCACGCTCAACAATTATGAATGGCGTGGCGAAATTTTAAGGCGCATCATCATTGAAACCACCGGTTTAGCCAACCCGGCACCGATTTTATGGACGATTTTGAGCGACACTTTTTTAGGGGCGCATTTTGAGATTCAAAGCGTGGTGGCTTGCGTGGATGCATTGAATGCTAAAACGCATTTAACAAACAATGAAGCTAAAGAGCAAATCGTTTTTGCTGATAGCGTTTTATTGACCAAAACGGATTTGCAAAATAACAGCGGGGCTTTAATGAAATTAAAAGAGCGGATACAATCCCTTAACCCTAGCGCAGAAATTTTTGACAAGAAAAATATAGATTACGAAAGCTTTTTTTCACGCAACAATAGGGCACGAAATTTTATGCCAAGAATGCCAAAAGATTCGCACTCGCAAGGCTTTGAGACTTTAAGCATCAGGTTTGAAGGCGCGATGGAGTGGAGTGCGTTTGGGATTTGGCTGAGTTTGTTGTTGCATCAATACGGCACACAGATTTTACGCATAAAGGGGATTATTGATGTTGGAAGCGATCTTTTGGTGAGTATTAATGGCGTGATGCATGTCATTTACCCGCCTAAGCATATTTTAAAGGATCAAAACGGCTCTAACCTCGTTTTTATCATGCGTCATTTAGAGCGTGAAAAAATCTTAAATTCCTTAAAGGGTTTTAAGGATTTTCTCGGCATCAAGGGTTTTGAAACCCCATAA
- a CDS encoding polysaccharide deacetylase family protein, which produces MAKEILVAYGVDIDAVAGWLGSYGGEDSPDDISRGLFAGEVGIPRLLKLFQKYHLPATWFVPGHSIETFPEQMKMIVDAGHEVGAHGYSHENPIAMTAKQEEDVLLKSVELIKDLTGKAPTGYVAPWWEFSNITNELLLKHGFKYDHSLMHNDFTPYFVRVGDSWSKIDYSLEAKDWMKPLIRGVETNLVEIPANWYLDDLPPMMFIKKSPNSFGFVSPHDIGQMWIDQFDWVYREMDYAVFSMTIHPDVSGRPQVLLMHEKIIEHINKHKGVRWVTFNEIADDFLKRNPRKK; this is translated from the coding sequence ATGGCAAAAGAAATTTTAGTGGCTTATGGTGTGGATATTGATGCGGTGGCTGGTTGGTTAGGGAGCTATGGTGGGGAGGATTCGCCTGATGATATTTCGCGCGGGCTTTTTGCGGGTGAAGTGGGGATTCCACGGCTTTTGAAATTGTTTCAAAAATACCATCTCCCTGCGACTTGGTTTGTGCCTGGGCATTCTATTGAAACTTTTCCTGAACAAATGAAAATGATCGTGGATGCAGGGCATGAAGTGGGTGCACATGGGTATTCGCATGAAAACCCTATCGCTATGACGGCCAAGCAAGAAGAAGACGTTTTGTTAAAAAGCGTTGAATTGATTAAAGATCTCACCGGCAAAGCCCCCACAGGCTATGTGGCGCCGTGGTGGGAGTTTTCTAATATCACTAATGAATTGCTTTTAAAACACGGCTTCAAATACGACCACTCGCTCATGCACAATGATTTCACGCCCTATTTCGTGCGTGTGGGGGATAGTTGGAGCAAGATTGATTATAGTTTGGAGGCTAAGGATTGGATGAAGCCTTTAATCCGTGGGGTGGAAACAAATTTAGTGGAAATCCCTGCGAACTGGTATTTAGACGATTTACCGCCGATGATGTTTATCAAAAAATCCCCCAATAGCTTTGGTTTTGTAAGCCCGCACGATATAGGGCAAATGTGGATCGATCAATTTGATTGGGTTTATCGTGAGATGGATTATGCGGTGTTTAGCATGACAATCCACCCTGATGTGAGCGGGCGTCCGCAAGTGTTGCTCATGCATGAAAAAATCATTGAGCATATCAACAAGCATAAGGGCGTGCGTTGGGTAACATTCAATGAAATCGCTGATGATTTCTTAAAACGAAACCCTAGAAAAAAATAG
- a CDS encoding carbon-nitrogen hydrolase family protein: MKTKNPAKRILKTAVIQMQSKPYALNENLQLALNLAKEAHNKGANLIVLPELFDSGYCTNDKDAEFGINLKAIEHGELKSESLRALSNFAKSNKAHLVACSIEKTNQKLYDSAYIVSPKGKIVGKHRKIYLWGDEKSRFKRGKKYEVFTLDFGDFSAKVGLQICYEIGFGVGANLLALQGAEVLIYPSAFGKARAYNWDLLSKARALENGCFVCACNHSGEETNAKLKQTLEFAGDSRIIAPNGKIIVQATKLNEVIIAEMDLNEVALQRQKIPYLQDFDTKLTKKGFGKLT; this comes from the coding sequence TTGAAAACAAAAAATCCCGCCAAAAGAATCCTAAAAACCGCCGTGATCCAAATGCAATCCAAACCCTACGCCTTAAATGAAAACCTGCAATTAGCACTCAACCTAGCCAAAGAAGCCCACAACAAAGGCGCGAATCTCATTGTTTTACCGGAATTGTTTGATAGCGGTTATTGCACGAATGATAAGGATGCAGAGTTTGGGATAAATCTTAAAGCGATAGAGCATGGTGAGCTAAAAAGCGAGTCGTTGAGAGCGTTAAGTAATTTTGCAAAATCTAATAAAGCACATTTGGTGGCGTGTAGCATTGAAAAAACCAATCAAAAACTCTACGACAGCGCTTATATTGTTTCACCAAAAGGTAAAATCGTTGGCAAACACCGTAAAATCTATTTGTGGGGCGATGAAAAATCGCGCTTCAAAAGGGGTAAAAAATACGAGGTTTTTACGCTGGATTTTGGGGATTTTAGCGCGAAAGTGGGTTTGCAAATTTGCTATGAAATCGGCTTTGGCGTGGGTGCGAATCTGTTAGCGTTACAAGGAGCGGAGGTTTTAATTTATCCTAGTGCGTTTGGTAAAGCTAGGGCTTATAATTGGGATTTATTGAGCAAAGCTAGAGCGTTAGAGAATGGCTGTTTTGTGTGCGCGTGCAATCATAGTGGGGAAGAAACTAACGCTAAATTAAAACAAACGCTAGAATTTGCCGGTGATTCAAGAATCATCGCACCCAATGGGAAAATCATCGTGCAAGCCACTAAACTCAATGAAGTCATTATCGCTGAAATGGATTTGAACGAAGTGGCGTTGCAACGCCAAAAAATCCCTTATTTACAAGATTTTGACACCAAACTCACCAAAAAGGGGTTTGGAAAACTCACTTAA
- a CDS encoding AtpZ/AtpI family protein — protein sequence MKKPKYYKFIEGANYLSLGLSMVVAILMGVAIGYGLKKLTHISWLFWLGVVWGVLASFLNVYKAYKNMQKDYEELAKDPKYTQNKTK from the coding sequence TTGAAAAAGCCAAAGTATTATAAATTCATAGAGGGGGCGAATTATTTGAGCTTGGGGCTTTCTATGGTAGTAGCGATCCTTATGGGCGTGGCTATAGGCTATGGGCTTAAAAAGCTCACTCACATTTCGTGGCTTTTTTGGCTTGGGGTTGTTTGGGGCGTGTTAGCGAGCTTTCTCAATGTCTATAAAGCTTATAAAAACATGCAAAAAGACTATGAAGAACTAGCCAAAGACCCTAAATACACACAAAATAAAACAAAATAA
- the hemL gene encoding glutamate-1-semialdehyde 2,1-aminomutase, with the protein MELLHSINDFNEAKQVIAGGVNSPVRAFKSVKGTPPFILKGKGAYLYDVDNNHYIDFVQSWGPLIFGHADEEIEENIINTLKKGTSFGAPTELETTLAKEIISCYEGLDKVRLVSSGTEATMSTIRLARAYSQKDDLIKFEGCYHGHSDSLLVKAGSGCATFGSPSSLGVPNDFSQHTLVARYNDLNSTEECFKKGDVGCVIIEPIAGNMGLVPAQKEFLLGLKALCEKYQAVLILDEVMSGFRASLSGSQEFYGVVPDLVTFGKVIGAGLPLACFGGRAEIMDLLSPIGGVYQAGTLSGNPLAVCAGLSALYKIKRDKTLYTRLNALAVRLTQGLKKSAQSYNIALETLNMGSMFGFFFNENAVRDFDDALKSDTEMFAKFHQKMLFKGVYLACSSFETGFICEPMTEEMIDLAIAKADESFDEIIKGV; encoded by the coding sequence ATGGAGTTGTTGCACAGCATTAATGATTTTAATGAAGCTAAGCAGGTGATCGCTGGGGGGGTCAATTCACCTGTGAGGGCGTTTAAGAGCGTTAAAGGCACTCCCCCCTTTATTTTAAAGGGTAAGGGGGCGTATCTTTATGATGTGGATAACAACCATTATATAGATTTTGTGCAAAGCTGGGGGCCTTTGATTTTTGGGCATGCTGATGAAGAGATTGAAGAGAATATTATTAATACATTAAAAAAAGGCACTTCTTTTGGCGCTCCCACAGAGTTAGAAACCACTTTAGCTAAGGAAATCATTTCTTGTTATGAAGGCTTAGATAAGGTGCGTTTAGTGAGTAGCGGCACGGAAGCGACCATGAGCACGATACGACTCGCTAGAGCTTATAGCCAAAAAGACGATTTGATCAAGTTTGAAGGGTGCTACCATGGGCATAGCGATTCGTTATTAGTGAAAGCGGGTAGCGGGTGCGCCACTTTTGGCTCTCCTTCTTCTTTAGGCGTGCCGAACGATTTTAGCCAACACACTCTAGTGGCCCGTTATAACGATCTAAACTCCACAGAAGAATGCTTTAAAAAAGGCGATGTGGGTTGTGTTATCATTGAACCCATTGCTGGGAATATGGGGTTAGTGCCGGCTCAAAAAGAGTTTTTACTAGGCTTAAAGGCTTTGTGTGAAAAATACCAAGCGGTGCTGATCTTAGATGAAGTGATGAGCGGGTTTAGAGCGAGTTTGAGCGGTTCGCAAGAATTTTATGGTGTTGTGCCGGATTTGGTAACCTTTGGTAAGGTGATAGGCGCTGGGCTTCCTTTGGCGTGTTTTGGGGGGCGTGCGGAAATTATGGACTTGCTTTCACCTATTGGAGGGGTGTATCAAGCAGGCACTTTAAGCGGTAACCCCCTAGCGGTGTGCGCGGGGTTGAGCGCGCTTTATAAAATCAAAAGAGACAAAACCCTTTATACTCGCTTAAACGCTTTAGCTGTTCGTTTGACTCAAGGTTTAAAAAAGAGCGCTCAAAGCTATAATATCGCTTTAGAGACGCTCAACATGGGGAGTATGTTTGGCTTTTTCTTTAACGAAAATGCGGTGCGTGATTTTGATGACGCTTTAAAAAGCGATACAGAAATGTTTGCAAAATTCCACCAAAAAATGCTCTTTAAGGGCGTGTATTTGGCGTGCTCAAGCTTTGAAACCGGCTTTATTTGTGAGCCTATGACTGAAGAAATGATTGATTTAGCGATCGCAAAAGCCGATGAAAGTTTTGATGAAATCATAAAAGGTGTGTGA
- a CDS encoding YceI family protein, protein MKKMVLVSVLLAGFLQAVNLDLSSAKLTWTAFKTKAKTPVNGSFESITYKLGKSQDSLKTLLEGASASMDSLKVNLGDDTKNKNVKEAFFALFKNTNIKVTFRNVIEGDHEGSLTAYVRMNEKLVKVPMQYTIAGDKLVVKGVLDLLNFGLKNELASLAKRCESFHEGLTWSQVEIQFESMIKG, encoded by the coding sequence ATGAAAAAAATGGTTTTGGTATCGGTTTTACTAGCAGGGTTTTTGCAAGCGGTGAATTTGGATTTATCTTCGGCTAAGCTAACATGGACGGCCTTTAAAACTAAGGCTAAAACGCCAGTAAATGGGAGTTTTGAAAGCATCACTTATAAACTAGGCAAATCTCAAGATAGTTTAAAAACCCTTTTAGAGGGAGCGAGCGCGAGCATGGATAGCCTGAAAGTCAATTTAGGCGATGACACTAAAAACAAAAACGTTAAAGAAGCTTTTTTCGCTCTTTTTAAAAACACTAACATCAAAGTAACTTTTAGAAATGTGATAGAAGGCGATCATGAAGGTTCTCTTACGGCTTATGTGAGAATGAATGAAAAGCTGGTGAAAGTGCCTATGCAATACACGATTGCTGGTGATAAGCTCGTGGTTAAAGGGGTCTTGGATTTGTTGAATTTTGGCTTGAAAAACGAATTAGCGAGCTTGGCCAAACGATGCGAGAGTTTTCATGAGGGCTTGACTTGGTCGCAAGTGGAAATCCAATTTGAAAGCATGATTAAGGGATAA
- a CDS encoding alginate lyase family protein, producing the protein MKRFVLFLSLMGVCVCVQAYADQDYFFRDFKSTDLPQKLHLDKKLSQTIQPCVQLNASKHYTSTGVREPDACTKSFKKSAIMSYDLALGYLVSQNKPYGLKAIEILNAWAKELQSVDTYQSEDNINFYMPYMNMAYWFVKKVFPSPEYEDFVKRMRQYSQSALNTNHGAWGILFDVSSALALDDHALLHNSANRWQDWIFKAIDENGVIASAITRSDTSDYHGGPTKGIKGIAYTNFALLAITISGELLFENGYDLWDSGAGQRLSIAYNKAATWILNPETFPYFQPNLIGVHNNAYFIILAKHYSSPSADELLKQGDLHEDGFRLKLRSP; encoded by the coding sequence ATGAAAAGATTTGTTTTGTTTTTATCACTCATGGGTGTTTGCGTTTGCGTTCAAGCTTACGCCGATCAAGATTACTTTTTTAGGGATTTTAAATCCACAGATTTGCCCCAAAAACTCCATCTTGATAAAAAGCTCTCCCAAACAATACAGCCATGCGTGCAACTTAACGCATCAAAACACTACACTTCTACCGGGGTTAGAGAGCCTGATGCCTGCACAAAGAGTTTTAAAAAATCTGCTATCATGTCCTATGACTTAGCGCTAGGTTATTTAGTGAGCCAAAACAAACCATACGGCTTAAAAGCTATAGAAATTTTAAACGCTTGGGCTAAAGAGCTTCAAAGCGTGGATACTTATCAGAGCGAGGATAATATCAATTTTTACATGCCTTATATGAACATGGCTTATTGGTTTGTCAAAAAGGTATTCCCTAGTCCAGAATACGAAGACTTCGTTAAGCGGATGCGCCAGTATTCTCAATCCGCTCTTAACACTAACCATGGGGCGTGGGGCATTCTCTTTGATGTGAGTTCTGCGCTAGCGTTAGATGATCATGCTCTTTTACACAATAGCGCTAATCGGTGGCAGGATTGGATATTTAAAGCCATAGATGAGAATGGGGTTATTGCTAGCGCGATCACTAGGAGCGATACGAGCGATTATCATGGCGGCCCTACAAAGGGCATTAAGGGGATAGCTTATACCAATTTCGCGCTTCTTGCGATAACTATATCAGGCGAATTGCTTTTTGAGAACGGGTATGATTTGTGGGATAGTGGAGCCGGACAAAGGCTCTCTATAGCGTATAACAAAGCCGCAACATGGATTTTAAACCCTGAAACTTTCCCTTATTTCCAGCCTAACCTTATTGGGGTGCATAACAACGCCTATTTCATTATTTTAGCCAAGCATTATTCTAGCCCTAGTGCGGATGAGCTTTTAAAGCAAGGTGATTTGCATGAAGATGGTTTCAGGCTGAAACTCCGATCACCATGA
- the obgE gene encoding GTPase ObgE has translation MFVDSVEIIIASGKGGPGMVSFRREKFVIKGGPDGGDGGDGGDVYFEVDNNTDTLASFRGTKHHKAKNGAPGGTRNCAGKKGEDKIIVVPPGTQVFVGDKLWLDLVEPKERVLALKGGKGGLGNAHFKSATKQQPTYAQKGLEGVEKCVRLELKLIADIGLVGFPNAGKSTLISTISNAKPKIANYEFTTLVPNLGVVSVDEKSEFLMADIPGIIEGASQGKGLGISFLKHIERTKVLAFVLDASRLDLGIKEQYQRLRLELEKFSPALANKPFGVLLNKCDVVENIDKMTKDFCAFLNLEAQKLNAFDLEPYLGFLHPNLTSDFENNLNEKSALFVLPLSAISALNTHALKFVLLKALP, from the coding sequence GTGTTTGTAGATAGCGTGGAAATCATTATCGCTTCGGGTAAGGGGGGGCCTGGAATGGTGAGTTTTAGGCGAGAAAAGTTTGTCATCAAAGGAGGCCCTGATGGAGGCGATGGAGGCGATGGGGGCGATGTGTATTTTGAAGTGGATAACAATACCGACACTTTAGCGAGTTTTAGAGGCACCAAACACCATAAGGCTAAAAACGGGGCTCCAGGAGGCACACGAAATTGCGCGGGCAAAAAGGGCGAAGACAAGATCATTGTTGTGCCGCCAGGAACGCAAGTTTTTGTAGGTGATAAGTTGTGGCTTGATTTAGTGGAACCTAAAGAAAGGGTGTTAGCCTTAAAAGGAGGCAAGGGAGGGTTAGGGAATGCGCATTTTAAAAGCGCAACCAAGCAACAACCCACTTACGCGCAAAAAGGCTTAGAGGGGGTTGAAAAATGCGTGCGTTTGGAATTAAAGCTCATCGCTGATATAGGGTTGGTGGGCTTCCCTAATGCGGGTAAATCCACGCTCATTTCCACCATCTCTAACGCTAAGCCTAAAATCGCTAATTACGAATTCACGACTCTAGTGCCTAATTTAGGGGTTGTGAGCGTAGATGAGAAAAGCGAATTTCTAATGGCTGATATTCCTGGCATTATTGAAGGGGCTAGTCAAGGAAAAGGCTTAGGGATTAGTTTTTTAAAGCATATTGAACGCACCAAAGTTTTAGCCTTTGTTTTAGACGCTTCCAGGCTGGATTTGGGCATTAAAGAGCAATACCAACGCTTGAGGTTGGAGTTGGAAAAATTTTCACCCGCTTTGGCCAATAAGCCTTTTGGAGTGTTGCTCAATAAATGCGATGTTGTAGAAAACATTGATAAGATGACTAAGGATTTTTGCGCCTTTTTAAACTTGGAAGCGCAAAAATTAAACGCGTTTGATTTAGAGCCGTATTTGGGGTTTTTACACCCCAATTTAACCAGCGATTTTGAAAATAACCTTAATGAAAAATCAGCGCTTTTTGTCTTGCCCCTTTCAGCAATTAGCGCTCTTAATACGCATGCGCTTAAATTTGTGTTGTTAAAAGCGTTACCCTAA
- a CDS encoding ABC transporter ATP-binding protein, whose protein sequence is MKLLEIKELKKSYAIDRGLFKPKRIIHALNGISFEVEQNEVLSIVGESGCGKSTTAKILAGIERQDSGAIYFNGKRHLHFSKQDWFDYRKKVQMIFQDPYSSLNPRWKVGEIIAEPLLLNSHFSKKEIKAKVLEIMQKVGLKLEWIDRYPHQFSGGQRQRIGIARALILHPSVVICDEPVSALDVSIQAQVLNLLLDLQKEMGLTYIFISHDLGVVEHISDKIIVMNQGQIVETGDVDSVISAPKHPYTQKLLNAVPHLEKSMQRFAE, encoded by the coding sequence ATGAAGCTCTTAGAAATTAAAGAACTGAAAAAATCCTATGCGATAGACAGGGGGTTATTCAAACCCAAGAGGATCATCCATGCGCTCAACGGGATTAGTTTTGAAGTGGAACAAAATGAAGTTTTAAGCATCGTGGGGGAGAGCGGTTGCGGGAAAAGCACGACAGCCAAAATTTTAGCCGGGATTGAAAGGCAAGATAGCGGGGCGATTTATTTCAATGGCAAGCGCCATTTGCATTTTAGCAAACAGGATTGGTTTGATTACCGCAAAAAGGTGCAAATGATTTTTCAAGATCCTTATTCTAGCCTAAACCCTCGGTGGAAAGTGGGCGAGATCATCGCTGAACCCTTGCTGTTAAATTCTCACTTTTCAAAAAAAGAAATCAAAGCCAAAGTGCTAGAGATCATGCAAAAAGTGGGCTTGAAATTAGAATGGATCGATCGTTACCCTCACCAATTTTCAGGCGGTCAAAGGCAACGAATCGGCATTGCTAGGGCGCTTATTTTGCACCCTAGCGTGGTGATTTGCGATGAGCCTGTGTCTGCGTTAGATGTGTCCATTCAAGCGCAAGTGTTGAATTTGCTCTTGGATTTGCAAAAAGAAATGGGGCTGACTTATATTTTTATCAGCCATGATTTAGGGGTGGTGGAGCATATTAGCGATAAAATCATCGTAATGAATCAAGGGCAAATCGTAGAAACCGGGGATGTGGATAGCGTGATAAGCGCTCCAAAGCACCCTTATACGCAGAAATTACTCAATGCGGTGCCGCATTTGGAAAAATCCATGCAAAGATTTGCTGAATAA
- a CDS encoding ABC transporter ATP-binding protein: protein MILEVKDLKTYFFTDKGVNKAVDGVSFGLKKSQTLCIVGESGSGKSITSLSILGLIEKPGKIVGGSIQFLGQDLLQLKEKQMQKEIRGKKIGMIFQEPMTSLNPSYTVGFQINEVLKIHHPNLNKKERLERVVYELERVGIPHAGDKYHEYPFNLSGGQRQRVMIAMAMVCEPEILIADEPTTALDVTIQAQILELMKELQQKKGTSILFITHDLGVVAQIADEVVVMYKGHVVEQASAKELFADPRHPYTKALLSAIPKPGKEYRKKRLETVDENIDYLSFQKELR, encoded by the coding sequence ATGATTTTAGAAGTTAAAGATTTAAAAACTTATTTTTTCACCGATAAGGGCGTGAATAAAGCAGTAGATGGCGTGAGTTTTGGCTTGAAAAAGTCTCAAACGCTCTGCATTGTAGGGGAGAGCGGGAGCGGGAAAAGCATCACTTCGCTTTCTATTCTAGGGTTGATTGAAAAACCCGGGAAAATTGTAGGGGGGAGCATTCAATTTTTAGGGCAGGATTTGTTGCAACTCAAAGAAAAGCAGATGCAAAAAGAAATCAGGGGCAAGAAAATTGGCATGATCTTTCAAGAGCCTATGACGAGCCTAAACCCTTCCTACACGGTGGGGTTTCAAATCAATGAAGTGCTAAAAATCCACCACCCTAACCTCAATAAAAAAGAACGCTTAGAAAGGGTGGTCTATGAATTAGAGCGCGTGGGCATTCCCCATGCAGGGGATAAATACCATGAATACCCTTTCAATCTCAGCGGAGGGCAGCGCCAAAGGGTGATGATCGCTATGGCTATGGTGTGTGAGCCTGAAATCTTGATCGCTGATGAGCCTACGACAGCGTTAGATGTAACCATTCAAGCGCAGATTTTAGAATTGATGAAAGAGTTGCAGCAAAAAAAAGGCACTTCTATTTTGTTTATCACCCATGATTTAGGCGTGGTGGCACAAATCGCTGATGAAGTGGTGGTGATGTATAAAGGGCATGTGGTGGAGCAAGCGAGTGCCAAAGAGCTTTTTGCTGATCCAAGACACCCCTATACCAAAGCTCTTTTAAGCGCGATCCCTAAACCGGGCAAAGAATACCGCAAAAAACGCTTAGAAACCGTGGATGAAAATATAGATTATTTGAGTTTTCAAAAGGAGTTACGATGA